Proteins encoded together in one Thermomonospora curvata DSM 43183 window:
- the serC gene encoding phosphoserine transaminase codes for MTEIVIPADLKPADGRFGCGPSKVRPEQLRALAESGAAYLGTSHRQAPVKSLVRRVREGLAELFSLPEGYRVLLSNGGTTAFWDAAAFGLIRRKSQHLTFGEFSSKFAKVAKAAPWLEEPSLISAEPGSHPLPRAEDGVDVYALTHNETSTGVAMPIQRVGGEDSLVLVDATSGAGGLPVDITQADVYYFAPQKCFASDGGLWVALVSPAALERIEQIASSDRYIPEFFNLKTVIDNSAKDQTYNTPAVATLLLFAEQIEWMNAQGGLAWTTARTADSAQRLYTWAEKSSYATPFVADPAQRSQVVGTIDFVDSVDAAAVAKTLRANGIVDTEPYRKLGRNQLRIGMFPAVDPADVEALTACIDYVVERL; via the coding sequence GTGACTGAAATCGTCATCCCCGCAGACCTCAAGCCAGCCGACGGCCGTTTCGGATGCGGCCCGTCCAAGGTCCGTCCCGAGCAGTTGCGCGCGCTCGCCGAGTCGGGTGCCGCCTACCTGGGCACCTCGCACCGGCAGGCGCCGGTCAAGTCGCTGGTGCGCCGGGTCCGCGAGGGACTGGCGGAGCTGTTCTCCCTGCCGGAGGGCTACCGGGTGCTGCTCAGCAACGGCGGCACCACCGCCTTCTGGGACGCCGCCGCCTTCGGGTTGATCCGCCGCAAGTCCCAGCACCTGACCTTCGGGGAGTTCTCCAGCAAGTTCGCCAAGGTCGCCAAGGCGGCCCCGTGGCTGGAGGAGCCGTCGCTGATCTCCGCCGAGCCCGGCTCCCACCCGCTGCCGCGGGCCGAGGACGGCGTGGACGTCTACGCGCTGACCCACAACGAGACCTCCACCGGCGTGGCGATGCCCATTCAGCGGGTGGGCGGGGAGGACTCGCTGGTGCTGGTGGACGCCACCTCCGGGGCCGGCGGCCTGCCGGTGGACATCACCCAGGCCGACGTCTACTACTTCGCGCCGCAAAAGTGCTTCGCCTCCGACGGCGGGCTGTGGGTGGCGCTGGTCTCCCCGGCCGCGCTGGAGCGGATCGAGCAGATCGCCTCCTCCGACCGCTACATCCCGGAGTTCTTCAACCTCAAGACGGTCATCGACAACTCCGCCAAGGACCAGACCTACAACACGCCCGCGGTGGCCACGCTGCTGCTGTTCGCCGAGCAGATCGAGTGGATGAACGCCCAGGGCGGCCTGGCCTGGACCACCGCGCGCACCGCCGACTCGGCGCAGCGGCTGTACACGTGGGCGGAGAAGTCCTCTTACGCCACCCCGTTCGTGGCCGACCCGGCGCAGCGCTCCCAGGTGGTGGGCACCATCGACTTCGTCGACTCCGTGGACGCCGCCGCGGTGGCCAAGACGCTGCGGGCCAACGGCATCGTCGACACCGAGCCCTACCGCAAGCTGGGCCGCAACCAGCTGCGCATCGGCATGTTCCCGGCCGTCGACCCGGCCGACGTCGAGGCGCTGACCGCCTGCATCGATTACGTGGTCGAGCGCCTGTAG
- the pdxH gene encoding pyridoxamine 5'-phosphate oxidase — MTHSAQVRGSGTVRQHPDPARLRSAYESDGTVRSSFPDDLPRDPVDLFAAWFTDALASGLPEPNAMVLATASPEGVPSARTVLLKGYGTDGFRFFTNHTSRKGRELAANPVAALVFPWHAIHRQVRICGPVRRLPEEESAAYFRSRPHGSQIGAWASRQSSVIGSREELDARYAELAARWPDPDEVPGAPKVPVPPFWGGYLVVPQEIEFWQGRPNRMHDRIRYRRVPPLGAGDAEGTAEAREWVIERLCP; from the coding sequence ATGACGCATTCCGCCCAGGTGAGAGGCTCAGGCACTGTGCGACAACACCCTGATCCGGCCCGGCTCCGCAGCGCGTACGAAAGCGACGGGACGGTGCGCTCCTCCTTCCCGGACGACCTTCCCCGCGACCCGGTCGACCTGTTCGCCGCCTGGTTCACCGACGCGCTGGCGTCCGGACTGCCCGAACCCAACGCGATGGTGCTGGCCACCGCCTCGCCCGAGGGGGTGCCCAGCGCGCGGACCGTTCTCCTCAAAGGGTACGGAACCGATGGATTCAGGTTCTTCACCAACCACACTTCGCGAAAGGGGCGGGAGCTGGCGGCCAACCCGGTGGCCGCACTGGTGTTCCCCTGGCACGCCATCCACCGCCAGGTCCGGATCTGCGGGCCGGTGCGGCGGCTGCCGGAGGAGGAGTCGGCCGCCTACTTCCGCAGCCGGCCCCACGGCTCGCAGATCGGCGCCTGGGCCAGCCGCCAGTCCTCGGTGATCGGCTCGCGGGAGGAACTGGACGCCCGGTACGCCGAGCTGGCCGCGCGCTGGCCGGACCCCGATGAGGTGCCGGGCGCCCCAAAGGTGCCGGTGCCGCCCTTCTGGGGCGGCTACCTGGTGGTCCCCCAGGAGATCGAGTTCTGGCAGGGCCGGCCCAACCGCATGCACGACCGCATCCGCTACCGCCGCGTGCCGCCCCTTGGGGCCGGCGATGCGGAGGGGACCGCCGAAGCGCGCGAGTGGGTCATCGAGAGACTGTGCCCGTGA
- a CDS encoding MFS transporter, whose translation MTTEQHSKPSETAASSRRRLTIDTRPLAHPAFRRLWLGQSVSFLGFQVTAVAVPVQVYDMTRASLWVGVLGLVNLVPLIAFGLWGGAVADHMDRRRLLFLASCVMWVSTLLLLVQALLELDSLALIMALVAVQASGFAVASPTRGAIIPRLLEKRLVPAANTLNFTASQVGMMAGPLLAGFVLARWDYAVAYALDAVLFTAVLYAALRLPPIPPLGERTGSPGLRSVAEGLRYLATQPVLLMSFVVDIIAMSIAMPRALFPELAETRFGGEEAVGWLFGAISIGAVLGGLLSGWMERVHRQGVALVVSIAVWGLAVAAAGLAHSLWLAVVLLAVGGAADLVSAVFRQTILQTYAPDEMRGRMQGVFVVVVAGGPRLGDLRAGATAAVTGATASWVGGGLACAVLVVVVSLCVPAFLRYDTRRQGPVPEHLPKPQDVPEPKTDE comes from the coding sequence GTGACAACGGAACAGCACTCCAAACCCTCCGAGACGGCCGCATCCTCCCGGCGGCGGCTGACGATCGACACCCGGCCGCTGGCGCATCCGGCCTTCCGCCGGCTGTGGCTCGGCCAGAGCGTGTCCTTCCTGGGCTTTCAGGTGACCGCCGTGGCGGTGCCGGTGCAGGTCTACGACATGACCCGCGCCTCGCTGTGGGTGGGGGTGCTCGGCCTGGTCAACCTGGTGCCGCTGATCGCCTTCGGCCTGTGGGGCGGCGCCGTGGCCGACCACATGGACCGGCGCAGGCTGCTGTTCCTGGCCTCCTGCGTGATGTGGGTCTCCACCCTGCTGCTGCTGGTGCAGGCGCTGCTGGAGCTGGACAGCCTGGCGCTGATCATGGCCCTGGTGGCGGTGCAGGCCTCCGGATTCGCGGTGGCCTCGCCCACCCGCGGCGCGATCATCCCCCGCCTGCTGGAGAAACGGCTGGTGCCCGCCGCCAACACCCTCAACTTCACCGCCAGCCAGGTGGGGATGATGGCCGGGCCGCTGCTGGCCGGGTTCGTGCTGGCCCGCTGGGACTACGCCGTCGCCTACGCCCTGGACGCGGTGCTGTTCACCGCCGTGCTGTATGCGGCGCTGCGGCTGCCGCCCATCCCGCCGCTGGGCGAGCGCACCGGCAGCCCCGGCCTGCGCTCGGTGGCCGAGGGCCTGCGGTACCTGGCCACCCAGCCGGTGCTGCTGATGTCGTTCGTGGTGGACATCATCGCGATGAGCATCGCCATGCCCCGGGCGCTGTTCCCCGAGCTGGCCGAGACCCGCTTCGGCGGCGAGGAGGCGGTGGGCTGGCTGTTCGGCGCCATCTCCATCGGCGCGGTGCTGGGCGGGCTGCTGTCGGGGTGGATGGAGCGCGTCCACCGCCAGGGCGTGGCGCTGGTGGTCTCGATCGCGGTGTGGGGCCTGGCGGTGGCCGCCGCCGGGCTGGCCCACAGCCTGTGGCTGGCGGTGGTGCTGCTGGCCGTCGGCGGGGCCGCCGACCTGGTGTCGGCGGTGTTCCGGCAGACGATCCTGCAGACCTACGCCCCCGACGAGATGCGCGGGCGCATGCAGGGCGTCTTCGTCGTCGTGGTCGCCGGCGGGCCCCGCCTCGGCGACCTGCGCGCCGGGGCCACCGCGGCGGTCACCGGGGCCACCGCCTCCTGGGTGGGCGGGGGCCTGGCCTGCGCGGTCTTGGTGGTGGTTGTGTCGCTGTGCGTGCCGGCCTTCCTGCGCTACGACACCCGCCGCCAGGGGCCGGTGCCCGAGCACCTGCCAAAGCCCCAGGACGTTCCGGAGCCCAAGACGGACGAGTGA
- a CDS encoding metal-dependent transcriptional regulator, whose amino-acid sequence MTSHGLIDTTEMYLRTVFELEEEGIVPLRARIAERLSQSGPTVSQTVARMERDGLLRVEGDRHLELTPSGRGLATRVMRKHRLAECLLVNIIGLPWEDVHIEACRWEHVMSEQVERRLVVLLGYPTHCPHGNPIPGLEELGVTEEGEETGPLNVMTEVATPEGTPAVVRRISEQVQNDSDLMLILKRLGIQPGREVMLESSPDGVRVSCEGEPDGTAELPRRLAEHVFVTKR is encoded by the coding sequence TTGACCTCACATGGCCTGATCGACACGACGGAGATGTATCTCCGTACGGTGTTCGAGCTCGAAGAGGAGGGGATCGTTCCCCTGCGCGCGCGGATCGCCGAGCGCCTGTCCCAAAGCGGCCCGACGGTGAGCCAGACGGTCGCCCGGATGGAGCGCGACGGCCTGCTGCGGGTCGAGGGAGACCGGCACCTTGAGCTCACCCCGTCCGGCCGGGGACTGGCCACCCGGGTGATGCGCAAGCACCGGCTCGCCGAGTGCCTGCTGGTGAACATCATCGGGCTGCCCTGGGAGGACGTCCACATCGAGGCGTGCCGCTGGGAGCACGTGATGAGCGAGCAGGTCGAGCGGCGCCTGGTGGTGCTGCTGGGGTACCCCACCCACTGCCCGCACGGCAACCCCATCCCCGGTCTGGAGGAGCTCGGCGTCACCGAGGAGGGCGAGGAGACCGGCCCGCTGAACGTGATGACCGAGGTCGCCACCCCGGAGGGCACCCCCGCGGTGGTCCGGCGGATCAGCGAGCAGGTGCAAAACGACAGCGACCTGATGCTCATCCTCAAGCGGCTGGGCATCCAACCGGGACGCGAGGTGATGCTGGAGAGCAGTCCGGACGGCGTTCGGGTGAGCTGTGAGGGCGAGCCGGACGGCACCGCCGAGCTGCCGCGCCGCCTGGCCGAGCACGTGTTCGTCACCAAGCGCTGA
- a CDS encoding SpoIIE family protein phosphatase — protein MKRWGESSFEAQLPPQTVLDQMEMAVIVCDRFSNIIYSNEYAQRLFGFRGEESIGRSVLDLGIAEEDRDQATELARHVLKGGVWEGTFCNIRADGTTFYTRAQAVPLRHPSGSVDGTVIFAREAFRSNQRDRERFGLLERIGERLAGSLELATTLRQMADTLVPQFADHCFIDLFSGDRLIRRVSRHTGGWTPPPGTWAQVGEPVSYPPDHFCSKAMARREAVLVEDLMQHRFSAPSTASMNLSREVGVTSVIAAPLLARGELLGVMSLALSGLGNRPDPHYDGFDRDLVGAIAGRVALAVDNAMLFEAERETALAFQKDLLPGDIPPRLDGLQIAWRYEPARPLESHGHGIQTQVGGDWYDVIPLSAGRVGLVIGDVEGRGARSAAVMGQLRAALRAFAQDDKPPAEILRKLDEWTRAMSKSRRPRPGEEQPRPTLVSCTYFVYDAWSRVLSFANAGHDPPLLIQDGKVGELEFDSKGAMLGVRGSGVGGEILFNEESCELKPGSTLVLYTDGLIDRRPREDGTYYSREESRRMLREAVAAVAHEDVETIANAAYEAVPGDIDDDVAIVVIRTSDEELAVEQRVFAAEPIMVSEARRMAADTFAAWGVDPEQAELACLLVSEVVTNVVLHAASAPAPRREPVMPQVGGLGSGSDALPSLEEELWDLGVELGRREPATKEFRLRLRRGARSLWVEVFDSDLRLPRIRSAGETDEGGRGLYLVDQLATRWGARPTADGKAVWFELPLEPGGPVGA, from the coding sequence ATGAAGCGGTGGGGTGAGTCCTCCTTCGAGGCGCAACTGCCGCCGCAGACCGTCCTCGACCAGATGGAGATGGCGGTCATCGTCTGCGACCGCTTCAGCAACATCATCTACAGCAACGAGTACGCCCAGCGGCTGTTCGGCTTCCGGGGCGAGGAGTCCATCGGGCGGTCGGTGCTGGATCTGGGCATCGCCGAGGAGGACCGCGACCAGGCCACCGAGCTGGCCCGGCACGTTCTCAAGGGCGGTGTGTGGGAGGGCACCTTCTGCAACATCCGGGCTGATGGGACCACCTTCTACACCCGCGCTCAGGCCGTCCCGCTGCGCCATCCCTCCGGCTCGGTGGACGGGACCGTCATCTTCGCCCGCGAGGCCTTCCGCAGCAACCAGCGCGACCGGGAGCGCTTCGGGCTGCTGGAGCGCATCGGCGAGCGGCTGGCCGGGTCGCTGGAGCTGGCCACCACGCTGCGGCAGATGGCCGACACGCTGGTCCCGCAGTTCGCCGACCACTGCTTCATCGACCTGTTCAGCGGCGACCGGCTGATCCGCCGCGTCTCCCGCCACACCGGGGGCTGGACCCCGCCGCCGGGCACCTGGGCCCAGGTCGGCGAGCCGGTGTCCTACCCTCCCGACCACTTCTGCAGCAAGGCCATGGCCCGCCGGGAGGCGGTGCTGGTGGAGGACCTGATGCAGCACCGGTTCTCCGCCCCCAGCACCGCCAGCATGAACCTCAGCCGGGAGGTGGGCGTCACCTCGGTGATCGCCGCCCCGCTGCTGGCCCGCGGCGAGCTGCTGGGCGTGATGAGCCTGGCGTTGTCGGGCCTGGGGAACCGGCCCGACCCGCACTACGACGGCTTCGACCGCGACCTGGTCGGCGCCATCGCCGGCCGGGTGGCGCTGGCGGTCGACAACGCGATGCTGTTCGAGGCCGAGCGCGAGACCGCGCTGGCCTTCCAAAAGGATCTGCTGCCCGGCGACATCCCGCCCCGGCTGGACGGGCTGCAGATCGCCTGGCGCTATGAGCCGGCCCGGCCGCTGGAATCCCACGGGCACGGCATCCAGACCCAGGTCGGCGGCGACTGGTACGACGTGATCCCGCTGTCGGCGGGCCGGGTGGGCCTGGTGATCGGGGACGTGGAGGGCCGGGGCGCCCGCTCGGCCGCGGTCATGGGGCAGCTGCGCGCCGCGCTGCGGGCCTTCGCCCAAGACGACAAGCCGCCCGCGGAGATCCTGCGCAAGCTGGATGAGTGGACCCGGGCGATGAGCAAGTCCCGGCGGCCCCGGCCCGGCGAGGAGCAGCCGCGTCCGACGCTGGTGTCGTGCACCTACTTCGTCTACGACGCCTGGTCGCGGGTGCTGTCGTTCGCCAACGCCGGGCACGATCCGCCGCTGCTGATCCAAGACGGCAAGGTCGGTGAGCTGGAGTTCGACAGCAAGGGCGCCATGCTCGGGGTGCGCGGCTCCGGGGTGGGCGGGGAGATCCTGTTCAACGAGGAGAGCTGCGAGCTCAAGCCCGGCTCCACGCTGGTGCTCTACACCGACGGCCTGATCGACCGGCGGCCCCGCGAGGACGGGACGTACTACAGCCGTGAGGAGTCCCGCCGGATGCTGCGCGAGGCGGTGGCCGCGGTCGCCCACGAGGATGTGGAGACGATCGCCAACGCCGCCTATGAGGCGGTGCCGGGCGACATCGACGACGATGTGGCGATCGTGGTGATCCGCACCTCCGATGAGGAGCTGGCGGTCGAGCAGCGCGTCTTCGCGGCCGAGCCGATCATGGTCTCCGAGGCGCGGCGCATGGCCGCCGACACCTTCGCCGCCTGGGGCGTGGACCCCGAGCAGGCCGAGCTGGCCTGCCTGCTGGTCTCCGAGGTGGTCACCAACGTGGTGCTGCACGCCGCCAGCGCCCCGGCGCCGCGCCGGGAGCCGGTGATGCCCCAGGTGGGCGGGTTGGGCTCGGGGAGCGATGCGCTGCCGTCGCTGGAAGAGGAGCTGTGGGACCTGGGCGTGGAGCTGGGCCGCCGGGAGCCGGCGACCAAGGAGTTCCGGTTGCGGCTGCGCCGCGGCGCCCGTTCGCTGTGGGTGGAGGTCTTCGACTCCGACCTGCGGCTGCCGCGCATCCGCAGCGCCGGGGAGACCGACGAGGGCGGCCGCGGCCTGTACCTGGTGGATCAGCTGGCCACCCGGTGGGGCGCCCGGCCGACCGCCGACGGCAAGGCCGTCTGGTTCGAGCTGCCTTTGGAGCCCGGAGGCCCGGTGGGGGCCTGA
- a CDS encoding class I SAM-dependent methyltransferase — protein sequence MPPTPAKARPPRSTVSPHVGRFVDFAEPSSADDCLGLCHGDGPLPAALEPLVRRFTPFDPAHPASGGTGPQPAAAPAGRTPTVLFDRRRPGAAPTAAGAGALPYQDGAFTLVISHFSIQRLDDPARVLGEMVRVCRGGGKVIIAEQVRPARHASERDRLERLRDPGHRGLPSLEKLITLLTQAGARVRRLDRLNVERPLEPWLEAAADPQCAEAIRQALLEEVDGGPCTGARPRVIGGELWVTHTWAHLAAEPHGR from the coding sequence GTGCCACCCACTCCGGCCAAGGCCCGCCCTCCAAGGAGCACGGTCTCCCCGCACGTGGGCCGGTTCGTGGACTTCGCCGAGCCCTCATCGGCCGACGACTGCCTCGGCCTCTGCCATGGGGACGGGCCGCTCCCGGCCGCGCTGGAACCGCTGGTCCGGCGCTTCACCCCCTTCGACCCGGCGCATCCGGCTTCCGGCGGCACCGGACCGCAACCGGCCGCCGCCCCCGCGGGACGCACCCCCACCGTGCTGTTCGACCGCCGGCGGCCGGGTGCCGCCCCAACGGCGGCCGGCGCCGGGGCGCTGCCCTACCAGGACGGCGCTTTCACACTGGTCATCTCGCATTTTTCGATCCAGCGGCTGGATGACCCGGCGCGGGTGCTGGGCGAGATGGTGCGGGTCTGCCGCGGCGGCGGCAAAGTGATCATCGCCGAGCAGGTGCGGCCCGCCCGGCACGCCTCCGAGCGCGACCGGCTGGAGCGGCTGCGCGACCCCGGACACCGGGGCCTGCCCTCGCTGGAGAAGCTCATCACGCTGCTGACGCAGGCGGGCGCCCGGGTGCGCCGCCTGGACCGGCTCAACGTGGAACGGCCCCTGGAGCCCTGGCTGGAGGCCGCCGCGGACCCCCAGTGCGCCGAGGCCATCCGGCAGGCGCTGCTGGAGGAGGTGGACGGCGGGCCGTGCACCGGGGCCCGGCCCCGCGTCATCGGCGGCGAGCTGTGGGTCACCCACACCTGGGCGCACCTGGCCGCCGAACCCCACGGCCGCTGA
- a CDS encoding acetyl-CoA C-acetyltransferase → MAEAYIVGAVRTPVGTKKGALKDVHSADLGAHVLKELMNRTGVDPAAVEDVIMGCVMQVGAQTLDIARTAWLSAGLPEHVPGVTIDRQCGSSQQAVHFAAQAVMSGTQDLVVAAGVENMAMVPMGSSVPMGPEGPTAGLPWGPAWGERYGQQEISQFRGAQLMCEKWGFKRGDLEQFALESHRRAANALEKGYFEREIAPLNGLTQDEGVRPDTTLEKMATLKPLREGWELTAAVSSQISVGASALLIASEEAVKRHNLTPRARIHTLAVVGSDPVIMLDGPIPATRKALEKSGLSIDDIDVTEINEAFAPVVLAWLKEIGADPAKTNPNGGAIALGHPLGATGGILMTKLLHELERTGGRYGLQTMCEGGGQANATIIERL, encoded by the coding sequence GTGGCCGAGGCGTACATCGTCGGCGCGGTCCGTACCCCCGTGGGCACCAAGAAGGGTGCCCTCAAGGACGTGCACTCCGCCGACCTCGGGGCCCATGTGCTCAAGGAGCTGATGAACCGCACGGGGGTCGACCCGGCCGCCGTGGAAGACGTGATCATGGGCTGCGTCATGCAGGTCGGCGCGCAGACCCTGGACATCGCCCGTACCGCCTGGCTGTCGGCGGGCCTGCCCGAGCACGTGCCGGGCGTCACCATCGACCGGCAGTGCGGCTCCTCCCAGCAGGCCGTGCACTTCGCCGCCCAGGCCGTGATGTCGGGCACCCAGGACCTGGTGGTCGCGGCCGGCGTGGAGAACATGGCCATGGTGCCGATGGGCTCCTCGGTCCCGATGGGCCCCGAGGGCCCGACCGCCGGCCTCCCGTGGGGCCCGGCCTGGGGCGAGCGGTACGGCCAGCAGGAGATCTCGCAGTTCCGCGGCGCGCAGCTGATGTGCGAGAAGTGGGGCTTCAAGCGCGGTGACCTGGAGCAGTTCGCGCTGGAGAGCCACCGCCGGGCGGCCAACGCCCTGGAGAAGGGCTACTTCGAGCGGGAGATCGCCCCGCTGAACGGGCTGACCCAGGACGAGGGCGTGCGCCCGGACACCACGCTGGAGAAGATGGCCACCCTCAAGCCGCTGCGCGAGGGCTGGGAGCTCACCGCCGCGGTCTCCTCGCAGATCTCGGTGGGCGCCTCGGCCCTGCTGATCGCCTCCGAGGAGGCCGTCAAGCGGCACAACCTCACCCCGCGGGCCCGCATCCACACCCTGGCGGTGGTCGGCTCGGACCCGGTGATCATGCTGGACGGCCCGATCCCGGCCACCCGCAAGGCGCTGGAGAAGAGCGGCCTGAGCATCGACGACATCGACGTCACCGAGATCAACGAGGCGTTCGCCCCGGTCGTGCTGGCCTGGCTGAAGGAGATCGGCGCCGACCCGGCCAAGACCAACCCCAACGGCGGCGCCATCGCGCTGGGCCACCCGCTGGGCGCCACCGGCGGCATCCTGATGACCAAGCTGCTGCACGAGCTGGAGCGCACCGGCGGCCGCTACGGTCTGCAGACCATGTGCGAGGGCGGCGGCCAGGCCAACGCCACCATCATCGAGCGCCTGTGA
- a CDS encoding Hsp20/alpha crystallin family protein, with protein sequence MLLTSIDPFVQEFERQFDRLTRQFTGQAEAVMPMDGIRRPDEVLLRFDLPGIDPDSIEVTVDRGVLTVSARREEEYADDDRVFVRERPMGAFTRRVYLSEHLDADGIQAAYDNGVLAVRIPVLERARPRKVEVQRPKGRKSLTA encoded by the coding sequence ATGCTGCTGACGTCCATCGACCCCTTCGTCCAGGAGTTCGAGCGCCAGTTCGACCGGCTGACCCGCCAGTTCACCGGCCAGGCCGAGGCCGTGATGCCGATGGACGGCATCCGCCGCCCCGATGAGGTGCTGCTGCGCTTCGACCTGCCGGGCATCGACCCCGACTCCATCGAGGTCACCGTCGACCGCGGCGTGCTGACCGTCAGCGCCCGCCGCGAGGAGGAGTACGCCGACGACGACCGGGTGTTCGTGCGCGAACGGCCGATGGGCGCCTTCACCCGCCGCGTCTACCTGTCGGAGCACCTGGACGCCGACGGCATCCAGGCCGCCTACGACAACGGCGTCCTGGCCGTGCGGATCCCGGTGCTGGAGCGGGCCCGGCCGCGCAAGGTCGAAGTCCAGCGGCCCAAGGGACGCAAGTCCCTCACCGCCTGA
- a CDS encoding MerR family transcriptional regulator, whose amino-acid sequence MSSPSDDARLPVDDAHAPLYSVGQVASMLRVQQAFLRRLDEFGVVSPGRTPGGQRRYSRVEIRRVQYVVELVSEGMTLTAIRRILELEQQVQHLQAELEAARRRIRDLESGRG is encoded by the coding sequence ATGAGTTCGCCGTCCGACGATGCCAGGCTGCCGGTGGACGACGCCCACGCCCCCCTGTACTCGGTCGGCCAGGTCGCCTCCATGCTGCGCGTCCAGCAGGCGTTCCTGCGCCGCCTGGACGAGTTCGGGGTCGTCAGCCCCGGCCGCACCCCCGGCGGCCAGCGCCGCTACTCCCGGGTCGAGATCCGCCGCGTCCAGTACGTGGTGGAGCTGGTCAGCGAGGGCATGACGCTGACCGCCATCCGCCGCATCCTGGAGCTGGAGCAGCAGGTCCAGCACCTGCAGGCGGAACTGGAGGCCGCCCGCCGCCGCATCCGCGACCTGGAGTCCGGACGCGGTTAG